In Paracoccus sp. TOH, a single window of DNA contains:
- a CDS encoding penicillin-binding protein 2, which yields MIRTPLRPLARILRAREKGENPDAIEAENRAQRHAEIQERARGSARTRLFFMSCAFAVAFGTVGAKMGVLASSQPSEPRVQTTGAQIISQRADITDRQGRVLATNLLTHSLYAHPQQMVEPERAAHELKKIFPDLDLERMLKDFTGKRTFVWIKKKISPEQMQAVHDIGEPGLLFGPREMRLYPNGRIASHILGGATFGKEDVASAEVVGVAGVEKAFDHWLRDPANDGAPLVLSLNLTVQAAMEEVLSNGMKVMNAKGATGILMEVRTGEIVAMASLPDFDPNDRPRPLLKGDPSDSPLFNRAVQGQYELGSTFKIFPVAQAIDLKLISPTTMINAKAPMKIGKYLINEFRGHNYGTLSVTDIIVKSSNVGTVRVAQLLGAERQKEFLGKLGFFEPTPIEMSEAPTGKPLVPKRWPAVTSATVAFGHGLAASPLHLATAYATVANGGRRVVPTLIHDRNQQRPGEQVLSPEAARIAVQMLRQVVIRGSGRSANVEGYEVAGKTGTADKPRPTGGYYGNKVVSNFASIFPASDPQYVLVLSLDEPSTMRGGGETRTAGATSAPVAAEVIRRVAPLLGLRPATESELPMVERPLPDGLKLVSN from the coding sequence ATGATCCGCACCCCGCTGCGCCCGCTGGCCCGCATCCTTCGCGCCCGCGAAAAAGGCGAGAATCCCGACGCCATCGAGGCCGAGAACCGCGCCCAGAGGCATGCCGAGATCCAGGAACGGGCGCGCGGCAGCGCCCGCACGCGGCTGTTCTTCATGTCCTGCGCCTTCGCCGTCGCCTTTGGCACCGTCGGCGCCAAGATGGGCGTCCTGGCCTCGAGCCAGCCCAGCGAGCCGCGGGTGCAGACCACCGGGGCGCAGATCATCTCGCAGCGCGCCGACATCACCGACCGGCAGGGCCGGGTGCTGGCCACCAACCTGCTGACCCATTCGCTTTACGCCCACCCGCAGCAGATGGTCGAGCCGGAACGCGCCGCGCATGAGCTGAAGAAGATCTTCCCCGATCTGGACCTCGAGCGGATGCTAAAGGACTTCACCGGCAAGCGCACCTTCGTCTGGATCAAGAAGAAGATCAGCCCCGAGCAGATGCAGGCCGTCCACGACATCGGCGAGCCGGGACTGCTGTTCGGCCCGCGCGAGATGCGGCTTTATCCGAACGGCCGCATCGCCAGCCATATCCTGGGCGGCGCCACCTTCGGCAAGGAGGACGTGGCCAGCGCCGAGGTCGTCGGCGTGGCCGGGGTCGAGAAAGCCTTCGACCACTGGCTGCGCGACCCGGCCAATGACGGGGCGCCGCTGGTGCTGTCGCTGAACCTGACCGTGCAGGCGGCGATGGAGGAGGTGCTGTCGAACGGCATGAAGGTCATGAACGCCAAGGGCGCCACCGGCATCCTGATGGAGGTCAGGACCGGCGAGATCGTCGCCATGGCCAGCCTGCCGGATTTCGACCCCAATGACCGGCCGCGGCCGTTGCTCAAGGGCGATCCCTCGGACAGCCCGCTGTTCAACCGCGCGGTGCAGGGGCAATACGAGCTGGGCTCGACCTTCAAGATCTTTCCGGTGGCGCAGGCGATCGACCTGAAGCTGATCAGCCCCACCACCATGATCAACGCCAAGGCGCCGATGAAAATCGGCAAATACCTGATCAACGAATTCCGCGGCCACAATTACGGCACGCTTTCGGTGACCGATATCATCGTAAAATCCTCGAACGTCGGCACCGTCCGTGTCGCGCAGCTGCTGGGCGCCGAGCGGCAGAAGGAGTTCCTGGGAAAGCTGGGCTTCTTCGAGCCGACGCCGATCGAGATGAGCGAGGCGCCGACCGGCAAGCCGCTGGTGCCCAAGCGCTGGCCGGCGGTGACCTCGGCCACCGTGGCCTTCGGCCATGGCCTGGCCGCCAGCCCGCTGCATCTTGCCACCGCCTATGCGACGGTCGCGAATGGCGGCCGGCGCGTGGTGCCGACGCTGATCCACGACCGCAACCAGCAGCGCCCGGGAGAACAGGTGCTGTCGCCCGAGGCGGCGCGCATCGCGGTGCAGATGCTGCGCCAGGTGGTGATCCGCGGCAGCGGCCGCAGCGCCAATGTCGAGGGCTACGAGGTGGCGGGCAAGACCGGCACCGCCGACAAGCCGCGCCCGACCGGCGGCTATTACGGCAACAAGGTGGTGTCGAACTTCGCCTCGATCTTCCCGGCCAGCGATCCGCAATATGTGCTGGTGCTGTCCCTGGACGAGCCGTCGACCATGCGCGGGGGCGGCGAAACCCGCACCGCCGGCGCGACCTCGGCCCCGGTGGCGGCCGAGGTGATCCGCCGCGTCGCACCGCTGCTGGGCCTGCGCCCCGCCACCGAATCCGAACTGCCGATGGTTGAACGGCCTTTGCCCGATGGGCTAAAGCTCGTCTCGAACTGA
- a CDS encoding UDP-N-acetylmuramoyl-L-alanyl-D-glutamate--2,6-diaminopimelate ligase — MRLSLLGLRGDKGRDPGVTGLSVDSRQVRPGHLFAALPGSATHGGAFIQYALRQGAGAILTDRKGAEIAAAELAGSDAALVVAEDPRAALAGAAALWFAAQPETMVAVTGTSGKTSVATFTRQIWQALGHKAISLGTMGVQGDYQAKLAHTTPEPITLHRVLAEAAAAGVTHAAMEASSHGLDQRRLDGVRLKAGAFTNFSQDHLDYHKDFDEYFAAKALLFDHILDEGAGAVINIDDPRGRQMAQIARERGLELTTIGKDERADLRILGQRYDATGQDLRFSLFGQAHLVRLALIGGFQAENVLAAAGLAIAAGDDPARVIGTLPGLTTVRGRMELAAVRENGAAVFVDYSHKPGALASALQSLRPHVMGRIVVVFGAGGDRDRLKRPLMGEAARQFADVVFVTDDNPRSEDPAAIRAEVIAGAGPDAIEVGDRAEAILRGVDALQPGDALLIAGKGHETGQIIGSDVYPFDDAEQASVAVAALDGKI, encoded by the coding sequence ATGCGGCTGTCCCTTCTGGGGCTTCGGGGGGACAAGGGGCGCGACCCCGGGGTGACGGGGCTGTCCGTCGATTCGCGGCAGGTCAGGCCCGGGCATCTGTTCGCGGCCCTGCCGGGCTCGGCCACACATGGCGGCGCATTCATCCAATACGCGTTGCGTCAGGGTGCGGGCGCGATCCTGACCGACCGCAAGGGCGCCGAGATCGCGGCGGCCGAACTGGCCGGATCGGACGCGGCGCTGGTGGTGGCCGAGGATCCGCGCGCCGCGCTGGCCGGGGCCGCCGCGCTGTGGTTCGCCGCCCAGCCCGAGACCATGGTCGCCGTCACCGGCACTTCGGGCAAGACTTCGGTCGCGACCTTCACCCGGCAGATCTGGCAGGCGCTGGGCCACAAGGCGATCAGCCTGGGCACCATGGGCGTGCAAGGCGACTACCAGGCCAAGCTGGCCCATACCACGCCCGAACCGATCACCCTGCACCGCGTGCTGGCCGAGGCGGCCGCGGCCGGCGTCACCCATGCGGCGATGGAGGCCAGCTCGCACGGGCTCGACCAGCGCCGGCTGGACGGCGTGCGGCTGAAGGCCGGCGCCTTCACCAATTTCAGCCAGGATCACCTGGATTATCACAAGGATTTCGACGAGTATTTCGCCGCCAAGGCGCTGCTTTTCGACCATATCCTGGACGAGGGCGCCGGGGCGGTGATCAACATCGACGACCCGCGCGGCCGGCAGATGGCGCAGATCGCGCGCGAGCGTGGCCTGGAACTGACCACCATCGGCAAGGATGAGCGCGCCGACCTGCGCATCCTCGGGCAGCGCTACGACGCCACCGGCCAGGATCTGCGTTTCAGCCTTTTCGGCCAGGCGCATCTGGTGCGGCTGGCGCTGATCGGCGGCTTCCAGGCCGAGAACGTGCTGGCCGCCGCCGGCCTCGCCATCGCCGCCGGCGACGATCCCGCCCGCGTGATCGGGACCCTGCCAGGTCTGACCACCGTGCGCGGTCGCATGGAACTGGCCGCGGTGCGCGAAAACGGCGCCGCGGTCTTTGTCGATTACAGCCACAAGCCCGGCGCGCTGGCCTCGGCCCTGCAATCGCTGCGCCCGCATGTCATGGGCCGCATCGTCGTGGTCTTCGGCGCCGGCGGCGATCGCGACCGCCTGAAACGCCCGCTGATGGGCGAGGCGGCGCGGCAATTCGCCGATGTGGTCTTTGTCACCGATGACAATCCCCGGTCCGAGGATCCGGCCGCGATCCGCGCCGAGGTCATCGCCGGTGCCGGTCCGGACGCCATCGAGGTCGGCGACCGCGCCGAGGCGATCCTGCGCGGCGTCGATGCGCTGCAGCCGGGCGACGCGCTGTTGATCGCCGGCAAGGGGCACGAGACCGGCCAGATCATCGGCAGCGACGTCTATCCCTTCGACGATGCCGAACAGGCCTCGGTCGCCGTCGCGGCGCTGGATGGCAAGATATGA
- the murF gene encoding UDP-N-acetylmuramoyl-tripeptide--D-alanyl-D-alanine ligase, which yields MTLWTSPDAAAATGGRATRDFTIGGVSIDTRTIRPGDLFVALQAARDGHDFVAQALQKGAGAALVSRIPEGVADDAPLLVVPDVLAALEALGRAGRARMRGKVVAITGSVGKTSTKEMARIALSGQGRIHAAEASYNNHWGVPLTLARMPADTDFAIIEIGMNHPGEIEPLARLARPQVAMITTVAAAHLEAFGAIEGIAREKGAIFAGLEPAGHAIIPEDLAVTQILRDCADAAGALVIGFGQHGMAKPVKAETVDGATRVRARILGETVDFTLATAGTHFVMNAVGVLAALSAAGADLAAAAKHLSDWNPPLGRGAVEELGGIRLIDDAYNSNPTSLSAGLATLARLTGGRRVAILGDMLELGPEEIAMHAGMAEDPAMAAVDLVHTAGPRMRALHEALPETRRGLHAETAAELAARVGELVALGDIVLVKGSKSSKVSTVVDALRRTRQSTPPGERTA from the coding sequence ATGACGCTCTGGACCTCGCCGGATGCCGCCGCCGCGACCGGCGGCCGCGCCACCCGTGATTTCACCATCGGCGGCGTCTCCATCGACACCCGCACCATCCGACCGGGCGATCTGTTCGTCGCCCTGCAAGCGGCCCGCGACGGCCACGACTTCGTCGCCCAGGCCCTGCAGAAGGGGGCCGGCGCCGCGCTGGTCAGCCGCATCCCCGAGGGCGTGGCGGATGATGCGCCGCTGCTGGTCGTCCCCGACGTGCTGGCGGCGCTGGAGGCGCTTGGCCGCGCCGGCCGCGCCCGGATGCGCGGCAAGGTCGTCGCCATCACCGGCTCGGTCGGCAAGACCTCGACCAAGGAAATGGCGCGCATCGCCCTCTCCGGGCAGGGGCGAATCCACGCGGCCGAGGCCAGCTACAACAATCACTGGGGCGTGCCGCTGACGCTGGCGCGGATGCCCGCCGACACCGATTTCGCCATCATCGAGATCGGCATGAACCATCCCGGCGAGATCGAGCCGCTGGCGCGCCTCGCCCGCCCGCAGGTGGCGATGATCACCACCGTCGCGGCCGCGCATCTGGAAGCCTTCGGCGCCATCGAGGGCATCGCCCGCGAGAAGGGCGCGATCTTTGCCGGCCTTGAACCCGCCGGCCATGCCATCATCCCCGAGGACCTGGCGGTGACGCAGATCCTGCGCGACTGCGCGGATGCGGCGGGCGCGCTGGTGATCGGCTTCGGCCAGCATGGCATGGCCAAGCCGGTCAAGGCCGAGACCGTGGACGGCGCCACCCGGGTCCGCGCCCGCATCCTGGGGGAGACGGTGGATTTCACCCTCGCCACCGCCGGCACGCATTTCGTGATGAATGCGGTCGGCGTGCTGGCTGCGCTGTCGGCCGCCGGCGCCGATCTGGCCGCGGCGGCGAAGCATCTCTCGGACTGGAACCCGCCGCTGGGTCGCGGCGCGGTCGAGGAACTGGGCGGCATCCGGCTGATCGACGATGCTTATAACTCGAACCCGACCTCGCTCTCGGCCGGCCTTGCGACGCTGGCGCGGCTGACCGGCGGGCGGCGGGTGGCGATCCTGGGCGACATGCTGGAACTGGGGCCGGAGGAGATCGCCATGCATGCCGGCATGGCCGAGGATCCGGCGATGGCCGCCGTCGATCTGGTCCATACCGCCGGCCCGCGCATGCGCGCCCTGCACGAGGCGCTGCCGGAAACCCGCCGCGGGCTGCATGCCGAAACCGCCGCTGAACTGGCGGCGCGGGTGGGCGAGCTGGTCGCGCTCGGCGATATCGTGCTCGTGAAGGGCTCGAAGTCCTCGAAGGTCTCGACGGTGGTTGACGCGCTGCGGCGGACGCGCCAAAGCACGCCGCCTGGCGAAAGGACAGCGTAA
- the mraY gene encoding phospho-N-acetylmuramoyl-pentapeptide-transferase: MLYWLTNLSDGGDFFNLFRYITFRAGGAFFTALIFGFFFGRPLIDLLRRKQKKGQPIRDDGPQSHLSKAGTPTMGGLLILAALTLGTLLWARLDNGYVWIVLLVTLGFAAIGFADDYAKVTKQHHAGLSGRVRLLIGLCIAAAAGAAAAYLHPAPLSGELALPFFKNALINLSLLYVPFTVIVILGAANAVNLTDGLDGLAIMPVMIAAATFAVIAYMVGNANFANYLGVHFVPGTGELAVFVAALIGGGLGFLWYNAPPAAVFMGDTGSLALGGALGAIAVVTKHEIVLAIVGGLFVVEALSVIIQVLYFKRTGKRVFLMAPIHHHFEKKGWGEAQIVIRFWIIALILALIGLATLKLR, encoded by the coding sequence ATGCTCTATTGGCTCACCAACCTCTCCGACGGCGGGGATTTCTTCAATCTTTTCAGATATATCACCTTTCGCGCCGGCGGCGCCTTCTTTACCGCGCTGATCTTCGGCTTTTTCTTCGGCCGGCCGCTGATCGACCTTCTGCGCCGCAAGCAGAAAAAGGGTCAGCCGATCCGCGACGACGGCCCGCAAAGCCACCTGTCCAAGGCCGGCACCCCGACCATGGGCGGGCTGCTGATCCTCGCGGCGCTGACGCTCGGCACGCTGCTTTGGGCGCGGCTCGACAACGGCTATGTCTGGATCGTGCTCCTGGTGACGCTGGGCTTTGCCGCCATCGGCTTCGCCGACGACTATGCCAAGGTCACCAAGCAGCACCACGCCGGGCTTTCGGGACGGGTCCGGCTGCTGATCGGCCTCTGCATCGCTGCCGCCGCCGGAGCCGCCGCCGCCTATCTGCACCCGGCCCCGCTCAGCGGCGAACTGGCGCTGCCCTTCTTCAAGAACGCGCTGATCAACCTGTCGCTGCTCTACGTGCCCTTCACCGTTATCGTGATCCTCGGGGCCGCCAATGCGGTGAACCTGACCGACGGGCTGGACGGGCTGGCGATCATGCCGGTGATGATCGCCGCCGCCACCTTCGCGGTGATCGCCTATATGGTCGGCAACGCGAATTTCGCCAATTACCTCGGCGTGCATTTCGTGCCCGGCACCGGCGAGCTGGCGGTCTTCGTCGCGGCGCTGATCGGCGGCGGCCTGGGCTTCCTGTGGTATAACGCGCCGCCCGCCGCCGTCTTCATGGGCGATACCGGCAGCCTCGCGCTCGGCGGCGCGCTCGGCGCCATCGCCGTGGTGACCAAGCACGAGATCGTCCTGGCCATCGTCGGCGGCCTCTTCGTGGTCGAGGCGCTTTCGGTGATCATCCAGGTGCTCTACTTCAAGCGCACCGGCAAGCGGGTGTTCCTGATGGCCCCCATCCACCACCATTTCGAGAAGAAGGGCTGGGGCGAGGCGCAGATCGTCATCCGCTTCTGGATCATCGCGCTGATCCTGGCGCTGATCGGGCTTGCCACGCTCAAGCTGCGCTGA
- the murD gene encoding UDP-N-acetylmuramoyl-L-alanine--D-glutamate ligase produces MIPVQGVENQTIAVLGLGRSGRATAAALAAGGAHVVAWDDGADTREQAEQQGLRILDLTRDAHWEGISALITSPGIPHLYPKPHPVIAKAYELGIPVDNDIGLFFRSFATRDWESYDTTPRVIAITGSNGKSTTTALIHHILREAGRPTQIGGNIGTGVLSLDPAHDGEVVVLELSSYQTDLARALTPDIAVFTNLSPDHLDRHGGPGGYFAAKRRLFAEGGPDRAVIGVDEIEGRYLADQLAMAPSDDRVIRISSGLKLERFGWSVFARKGYLAEYRKGRQVASLDLRDIKGLPGEHNHQNACAAYAATRALGLAPREIERAFHSFEGLPHRSQTVAEIGGVAWVNDSKATNADAAAKALTAFRNIRWIAGGLGKEGGIAALQPHLGHVTKAYLIGHSARDFALEIGQTPYEIAETMEQAVAHAAAEAQPGDTVLLAPAAASFDQYPNFEKRGEHFIALVRALQG; encoded by the coding sequence ATGATCCCCGTCCAAGGCGTCGAAAACCAGACCATCGCCGTGCTCGGCCTCGGCCGCTCGGGCCGCGCCACCGCCGCCGCGCTCGCCGCCGGCGGCGCCCATGTCGTCGCCTGGGACGACGGCGCCGACACCCGCGAACAGGCCGAACAGCAGGGGCTGCGCATCCTCGACCTGACCCGCGACGCCCACTGGGAGGGCATCTCGGCCCTGATCACCAGCCCCGGCATCCCGCATCTCTACCCGAAACCGCATCCGGTCATCGCCAAGGCCTATGAACTGGGCATCCCCGTCGACAACGACATCGGGCTGTTCTTCCGCAGCTTCGCCACCCGCGACTGGGAAAGCTACGACACCACGCCGCGCGTCATCGCCATCACCGGCTCGAACGGCAAGTCCACCACCACGGCGCTGATCCACCACATCCTGCGCGAGGCCGGCCGGCCGACCCAGATCGGCGGCAATATCGGCACCGGGGTCCTGTCGCTCGACCCGGCCCATGACGGCGAGGTGGTGGTGCTGGAGCTTTCCAGCTACCAGACCGACCTCGCCCGCGCCCTGACCCCCGATATCGCGGTGTTCACCAACCTCTCGCCCGACCATCTCGACCGCCATGGCGGCCCGGGCGGCTATTTCGCCGCCAAGCGCCGGCTCTTCGCCGAGGGCGGCCCCGACCGGGCCGTGATCGGCGTCGACGAGATCGAGGGCCGCTATCTTGCCGACCAGCTTGCCATGGCGCCCTCGGACGACCGGGTGATCCGCATCTCCTCGGGTTTGAAACTCGAACGCTTCGGCTGGTCGGTCTTTGCCCGCAAGGGCTATCTCGCGGAATACCGCAAGGGCCGCCAGGTCGCATCGCTGGACCTGCGCGACATCAAGGGCCTGCCGGGCGAGCACAACCACCAGAACGCCTGCGCCGCCTATGCCGCGACCCGCGCCCTGGGCCTTGCCCCGCGCGAGATCGAGCGCGCCTTCCACAGTTTCGAAGGCTTGCCGCATCGCAGCCAGACCGTGGCCGAGATCGGCGGCGTGGCCTGGGTCAACGACAGCAAGGCCACCAATGCCGATGCCGCGGCCAAGGCGCTGACGGCGTTCAGGAACATCCGCTGGATCGCCGGCGGCCTTGGCAAAGAGGGCGGCATCGCCGCCCTGCAACCGCATCTGGGCCATGTCACCAAGGCTTATCTGATCGGCCATTCCGCCCGCGACTTCGCGCTGGAGATCGGCCAGACCCCCTACGAGATCGCCGAGACCATGGAACAGGCCGTGGCCCATGCCGCGGCCGAGGCGCAGCCGGGCGACACCGTGCTGCTCGCCCCCGCCGCCGCCAGTTTCGACCAATACCCGAACTTCGAGAAACGCGGCGAGCATTTCATCGCCCTGGTCCGGGCGCTGCAGGGCTGA
- a CDS encoding outer membrane protein transport protein: protein MKKIVTGIGALLATAAPVLAGGIERAPQSLAPLFENGNYAELSFGGVNPSVRGTDAAGFETGDVAQGYGFFGLAYKHQFTDNLSGAIIVEQPFGADVLYPIASSPVLGGTRVEVNSTTYTALLRYKFDNNFSVHGGVRGSHADGGVRLQGAGYATTSGYNLDIDGAWGVGWVAGVAYEMPEIAARVSLTYNSPIEHDFDMSESGGPLPITFKDQYTVKTPRSWTLEGQTGIAKDTLLFGSIRWVKWSEFDVDNLLFPIASPAGEIPLVELEDTTTYTIGVGRKFTDNWSGSVSFLYEPSEGDTVSPLAPVNGRKAVTLAAIYSMDNIKITTGINYTKLGDATLGVGPSGAKREVAKMDDSEAWGIGVRIGYSF, encoded by the coding sequence ATGAAAAAGATCGTCACCGGCATCGGCGCTCTGCTGGCCACGGCCGCGCCTGTCCTGGCCGGCGGGATCGAACGCGCGCCGCAATCGCTGGCGCCGCTGTTCGAGAACGGGAACTATGCCGAGCTGAGCTTCGGCGGCGTCAATCCCAGCGTGCGCGGCACCGACGCCGCGGGCTTCGAGACCGGCGATGTCGCGCAGGGCTATGGCTTCTTCGGCCTCGCCTACAAGCACCAGTTCACCGACAACCTTTCCGGCGCGATCATCGTCGAGCAGCCTTTCGGGGCGGATGTCCTTTATCCGATAGCGAGTTCGCCGGTACTGGGCGGCACGCGGGTCGAGGTGAACTCGACCACCTATACCGCGCTGCTGCGCTACAAGTTCGACAACAACTTCTCGGTGCATGGCGGTGTCCGGGGCTCGCATGCCGATGGCGGCGTCCGGCTGCAGGGCGCGGGCTATGCGACCACCTCGGGCTACAATCTGGACATCGACGGCGCCTGGGGCGTGGGTTGGGTCGCCGGCGTCGCCTATGAGATGCCCGAGATCGCGGCGCGGGTCTCGCTGACCTACAACTCGCCCATCGAGCACGACTTCGACATGTCGGAAAGCGGCGGGCCGCTGCCGATCACCTTCAAGGACCAGTATACCGTCAAAACCCCGCGCAGCTGGACGCTGGAGGGCCAGACCGGCATTGCCAAGGATACCTTGCTGTTCGGTTCGATCCGCTGGGTGAAATGGTCCGAGTTCGATGTGGACAACCTCCTGTTCCCGATCGCTTCACCCGCCGGAGAGATCCCGCTGGTCGAACTTGAGGACACCACCACCTACACCATCGGCGTCGGGCGCAAGTTCACCGATAACTGGTCGGGCTCGGTTTCGTTCCTCTATGAGCCCAGCGAGGGCGACACGGTGTCGCCGCTGGCGCCGGTGAACGGCCGCAAGGCGGTGACGCTGGCGGCGATCTACTCCATGGACAACATCAAGATCACCACCGGCATCAACTACACCAAGCTGGGCGACGCCACCCTGGGCGTCGGCCCGAGCGGCGCCAAGCGCGAGGTCGCCAAGATGGACGACAGCGAGGCCTGGGGCATCGGCGTGCGGATCGGCTATTCCTTCTGA
- a CDS encoding tellurium resistance protein: MPFTPPRAPLPRPMMPRPVLPRPVMARPRPPGLWRSVPPAIFPPLLGALGLALAWQAALPLGLAPAVPGLMAGMAIAAWGFAMLAYGSKLLHRPAVLAEELRILPGRAGIAAAVVGIYAAAHLLSPFAPALARVVLATGMAAQLVLWVVAIPVMTRLPGQGRVTPVWQLTFVGPIVAAQAAAGLGWTALAQGLWWPMAATAGLVWLLSLRQALAERVPAPLRPLLMIHLAPVAMLGHVAAALGWPRVALGLAFVAAAVLGLAVLRGRWLTEAGFSPLWGAFTFPLAATAGLWSAVAGFAPGWALPALILLVMASLVVLWILFRIWRAWAAGGLAAKTNAAVA; this comes from the coding sequence ATGCCGTTCACCCCGCCCCGTGCCCCGCTGCCCCGCCCCATGATGCCGCGCCCGGTGCTGCCCCGTCCGGTGATGGCCCGTCCCAGGCCGCCCGGACTCTGGCGCAGCGTCCCGCCCGCGATCTTTCCGCCGCTGCTGGGCGCGCTGGGGCTGGCGCTGGCCTGGCAGGCGGCGCTGCCGCTGGGTCTTGCGCCCGCGGTCCCGGGGCTGATGGCGGGCATGGCCATCGCGGCATGGGGCTTTGCCATGCTGGCCTATGGCAGCAAGCTGCTGCACCGTCCCGCGGTGCTGGCCGAGGAGCTGCGCATCCTGCCCGGCCGCGCCGGCATCGCTGCCGCCGTCGTCGGCATCTATGCCGCGGCGCATCTGCTGTCCCCGTTTGCGCCGGCGCTGGCCCGGGTGGTGCTGGCGACCGGCATGGCGGCGCAACTGGTGCTTTGGGTGGTGGCGATCCCGGTCATGACGCGGCTGCCGGGGCAGGGGCGGGTGACGCCGGTCTGGCAACTGACCTTCGTCGGCCCCATCGTCGCCGCGCAGGCGGCGGCGGGGCTTGGCTGGACCGCGCTCGCGCAGGGGTTGTGGTGGCCGATGGCGGCGACGGCCGGTCTGGTCTGGTTGCTCAGCCTGCGCCAGGCCCTGGCCGAGCGCGTGCCGGCGCCGCTGCGGCCGCTTCTGATGATCCATCTGGCGCCGGTTGCCATGCTGGGCCATGTCGCCGCCGCGCTGGGCTGGCCGCGGGTGGCGCTGGGCCTCGCCTTCGTCGCGGCGGCGGTGTTGGGGCTTGCCGTGCTGCGCGGGCGCTGGCTGACCGAGGCCGGTTTCTCGCCGCTCTGGGGCGCCTTCACCTTCCCGCTGGCGGCGACGGCGGGGCTGTGGAGCGCGGTCGCCGGCTTCGCGCCCGGCTGGGCGCTGCCGGCGCTGATCCTGCTGGTGATGGCCAGCCTGGTGGTGCTGTGGATCCTGTTCCGGATCTGGCGGGCCTGGGCGGCGGGCGGGCTGGCCGCGAAAACCAACGCGGCCGTCGCCTGA
- the guaB gene encoding IMP dehydrogenase, translated as MQIREALTFDDVLLVPAASSVMPSTADVTTYVTKQIRMNIPLLSSAMDTVTESRMAIAMAQAGGIGVIHRNLTAEQQADEVRRVKRFESGIVYDPITLTPDQTIADAKALQERYNVTGFPVVDAAGRVVGIITNRDMRFANSDDMPVRAVMTAENLAILREPADRAEAIDLMKARRIEKLLITNADGRLTGLLTLKDTEKSVLNPLACKDELGRLRVAAASTVGDEGYERSLALVEAGVDLVVIDTAHGHSEGVARAVSRIKAHSNQVQVVAGNVATAEAARALVDAGADAIKVGIGPGSICTTRIVAGVGVPQLTAIMDAVRGAGEVPVIADGGIKFSGDFAKAIAAGASCAMVGSAIAGTDESPGEVILYQGRSFKSYRGMGSLGAMARGSADRYFQKDAASDKLVPEGIEGQVPYKGSAAAVIHQLVGGLRAAMGYTGNATVAEMRGGCQFVRITGAGLKESHVHDVQITRESPNYRMG; from the coding sequence ATGCAGATTCGTGAGGCTCTGACCTTCGACGATGTTCTTCTGGTTCCTGCGGCGTCCTCGGTGATGCCCTCGACCGCCGATGTGACGACCTATGTCACCAAGCAGATCCGGATGAACATTCCGCTGCTGTCCAGCGCCATGGATACCGTCACCGAAAGCCGCATGGCCATCGCCATGGCCCAGGCCGGCGGCATCGGCGTGATCCACCGCAACCTGACCGCCGAGCAGCAGGCCGACGAGGTCCGCCGCGTGAAGCGCTTCGAATCGGGCATCGTCTACGACCCGATCACCCTGACCCCCGACCAGACCATCGCCGATGCCAAGGCCCTGCAGGAACGCTACAACGTCACCGGCTTTCCGGTGGTGGACGCCGCCGGCCGGGTCGTCGGCATCATCACCAACCGCGACATGCGCTTCGCCAACAGCGACGACATGCCGGTGCGGGCCGTGATGACGGCCGAGAACCTTGCCATCCTGCGCGAGCCCGCCGACCGGGCCGAGGCCATCGACCTGATGAAGGCCCGCCGCATCGAGAAGCTGCTGATCACCAATGCCGATGGCAGGCTGACCGGCCTGCTGACGCTGAAGGATACCGAGAAATCGGTGCTGAACCCGCTGGCCTGCAAGGACGAGCTGGGCCGGCTGCGCGTCGCCGCCGCCTCGACCGTCGGCGACGAGGGTTATGAGCGCAGCCTGGCGCTGGTCGAGGCCGGGGTGGACCTGGTGGTCATCGACACCGCCCATGGCCATTCCGAGGGCGTGGCCCGCGCTGTCAGCCGCATCAAGGCGCATTCCAACCAGGTGCAGGTGGTGGCCGGCAACGTCGCCACCGCCGAGGCGGCCCGGGCGCTGGTCGATGCCGGCGCCGACGCGATCAAGGTCGGCATCGGTCCGGGCTCGATCTGCACCACCCGCATCGTCGCGGGCGTGGGCGTGCCGCAATTGACCGCGATCATGGACGCGGTGCGCGGCGCCGGCGAGGTGCCGGTGATCGCCGATGGCGGCATCAAGTTCTCGGGCGATTTCGCCAAGGCCATCGCGGCGGGGGCGTCCTGCGCCATGGTCGGCTCGGCCATCGCCGGCACCGATGAATCGCCGGGCGAGGTGATCCTCTATCAGGGCCGCAGCTTCAAATCCTATCGCGGCATGGGCAGCCTTGGCGCCATGGCGCGCGGTTCGGCCGACCGCTATTTCCAGAAGGACGCGGCCAGCGACAAGCTGGTCCCGGAAGGGATCGAGGGTCAGGTGCCCTACAAGGGCTCGGCCGCCGCGGTGATCCACCAGCTTGTCGGCGGCTTGCGCGCCGCCATGGGCTATACCGGCAACGCCACCGTGGCCGAGATGCGCGGCGGCTGCCAGTTCGTGCGCATCACCGGCGCCGGGCTCAAGGAAAGCCACGTCCATGACGTGCAGATCACCCGCGAAAGCCCGAACTACCGCATGGGCTGA